A window of the Cynocephalus volans isolate mCynVol1 chromosome 10, mCynVol1.pri, whole genome shotgun sequence genome harbors these coding sequences:
- the ZNF574 gene encoding zinc finger protein 574 — MTEEAEETVLYIEHRYVCSECNQLYGSLEEVLMHQNSHVPQQHFELVGVADPGVTVATEAASGTGLYQTLVQESQYQCLECGQLLMSPSQLLEHQELHLKMMAPQEAVPVEPPPKTPSLSSSTIHYECVDCKALFASQELWLNHRQTHLRTTSTKAPTPVVLGSPVVLGSPVVLGPPVGQARVAVEHSYRKAEEGGEGAAVPSAAATTTEVVTEVELLLYKCSECSQLFQLPADFLEHQATHFPTPAPESEESALQQETLTPSSAEMAVSQPDPLPASDHSYELRNGEAIGRDRRGRRARRNNNGEPGGAATQELFCSACDQLFLSPHQLQQHLRSHREGVFKCPLCSRVFPSPSSLDQHLGDHSSESHFLCVDCGLAFGTEALLLAHRRAHTPNPLHSCPCGKTFVNLTKFLYHRRTHGVGGVPLPTTPVPPEEPVIGFPEPAPAETGEPEAPEPPMSEESSAGPTAPGTYRCLLCSREFGKALQLTRHQRFVHRLERRHKCSICGKMFKKKSHVRNHLRTHTGERPFPCPDCSKPFNSPANLARHRLTHTGERPYRCGDCGKAFTQSSTLRQHRLVHAQHFPYRCQECGVRFHRPYRLLMHRYHHTGEYPYKCRECPRSFLLRRLLEVHQLVAHAGRQPHRCTSCGAAFPSSLRLREHRCAAAAAQAPRRFECGTCGKKVGSAARLQAHEAAHAAAGPGEVLAKEPPAPRAPRATRTPVASPSALGSTTTAAPVAPARRRGLECSECKKLFSTETSLQVHRRIHTGERPYPCPDCGKAFRQSTHLKDHRRLHTGERPFACEVCGKAFAISMRLAEHRRIHTGERPYSCPDCGKSYRSFSNLWKHRKTHQQQHQAAVRQQLAEAEAAVGLAVMETAVEALPLVEAIEIYPLPEAEGVQISG, encoded by the coding sequence ATGACTGAGGAGGCAGAGGAGACGGTTCTGTACATTGAGCACCGCTATGTCTGCTCTGAGTGCAACCAGCTTTATGGCTCTCTGGAGGAGGTGCTCATGCACCAGAACTCCCATGTACCCCAGCAGCACTTTGAGCTGGTAGGTGTGGCCGACCCTGGAGTCACTGTGGCTACAGAGGCAGCTTCAGGCACAGGTCTCTATCAGACCCTAGTGCAGGAGAGCCAGTACCAGTGCCTGGAGTGTGGGCAGCTGTTGATGTCACCCAGCCAGCTTCTGGAGCACCAAGAGCTACACCTGAAGATGATGGCACCCCAGGAGGCAGTGCCAGTTGAGCCACCACCCAAAACGCCTTCCTTGAGCTCTAGCACTATCCACTACGAGTGTGTGGACTGCAAGGCTCTCTTCGCCAGCCAGGAGCTCTGGCTGAACCACCGGCAGACGCATCTCCGGACCACTTCCACTAAGGCTCCCACCCCAGTTGTCCTGGGGTCCCCAGTTGTCCTGGGGTCCCCAGTTGTCCTAGGGCCCCCTGTGGGCCAGGCCCGCGTGGCTGTGGAGCACTCGTACCGAAAGGCAGAagagggtggggaaggggcagcTGTCCCgtctgcagctgccaccaccactgaGGTGGTAACTGAGGTGGAGCTACTCCTCTACAAGTGCTCTGAGTGCTCCCAGCTCTTCCAGCTGCCAGCCGACTTCCTGGAGCACCAGGCCACCCACTTCCCTACTCCTGCCCCAGAGTCTGAGGAATCTGCCTTACAGCAAGAGACCCTGACTCCATCATCTGCGGAGATGGCCGTGTCTCAACCTGACCCCCTGCCTGCCTCTGACCACAGTTATGAGCTTCGCAATGGTGAAGCCATTGGGCGTGATCGCCGGGGTCGCAGGGCCCGGAGGAACAACAATGGAGAGCCAGGTGGGGCAGCCACGCAGGAGCTCTTTTGCTCAGCCTGTGACCAGCTCTTTCTCTCACCCCACCAGCTACAGCAGCACCTGCGGAGTCACCGGGAGGGAGTTTTTAAGTGCCCCCTATGCAGTCGTGTCTTCCCCAGCCCTTCCAGTCTGGACCAGCACCTTGGAGACCACAGCAGCGAGTCCCACTTCCTGTGTGTAGACTGTGGCCTGGCCTTCGGCACAGAGGCTCTCCTCCTGGCCCACCGGCGAGCCCACACCCCGAATCCTCTGCATTCATGTCCATGTGGAAAGACCTTCGTCAACCTCACCAAGTTCCTTTATCACCGGCGTAcccatggggtggggggtgtcccTCTGCCCACGACACCTGTTCCTCCAGAGGAACCTGTCATTGGGTTCCCTGAGCCAGCCCCAGCAGAAACTGGAGAACCAGAGGCCCCGGAGCCCCCCATGTCTGAAGAGAGCTCAGCAGGGCCAACTGCCCCAGGCACCTACCGCTGCCTCCTGTGCAGCCGTGAGTTTGGCAAGGCATTGCAGCTGACCCGACACCAGCGTTTTGTGCATAGGCTGGAACGGCGCCATAAGTGCAGCATTTGTGGTAAGATGTTCAAGAAGAAGTCTCATGTGCGTAACCACCTGCGCACGCACACGGGGGAACGACCCTTCCCCTGCCCTGACTGCTCCAAGCCCTTCAACTCGCCTGCCAACCTAGCCCGCCACCGACTCACACACACAGGCGAGCGGCCCTACCGGTGTGGGGACTGTGGCAAGGCTTTCACGCAAAGCTCCACACTGAGGCAGCACCGTCTGGTGCACGCCCAGCACTTCCCCTACCGCTGCCAAGAATGCGGGGTGCGTTTTCACCGCCCTTACCGTCTGCTCATGCACCGCTACCACCACACGGGCGAGTACCCCTACAAGTGTCGTGAGTGCCCTCGCTCCTTTTTGCTGCGCCGGCTTCTGGAGGTGCACCAGCTTGTGGCCCATGCTGGGCGCCAGCCTCACCGCTGTACATCCTGTGGGGCGGCCTTCCCCTCCTCACTGCGGCTCCGTGAGCACCGCTGTGCAGCTGCTGCTGCCCAGGCCCCACGGCGTTTTGAGTGTGGCACCTGTGGCAAGAAAGTGGGCTCAGCTGCTCGGCTTCAGGCACATGAGGCGGCTCATGCAGCTGCTGGGCCTGGAGAGGTCCTAGCTAAAGAGCCCCCAGCCCCTCGGGCCCCGCGGGCCACTCGCACACCAGTCGCCTCCCCATCAGCCCTTGGAAGCACTACCACCGCAGCCCCTGTGGCCCCTGCCCGACGCCGGGGCCTGGAGTGCAGCGAGTGCAAGAAGCTGTTCAGCACAGAAACATCGCTGCAAGTACACCGGCGCATCCACACAGGCGAGCGGCCGTACCCGTGTCCTGACTGTGGCAAGGCCTTCCGTCAGAGTACCCATCTGAAAGATCACCGGCGCCTGCACACAGGCGAGCGGCCCTTTGCCTGTGAAGTGTGTGGCAAGGCCTTTGCCATCTCCATGCGCCTGGCAGAACATCGCCGCATCCACACGGGCGAACGGCCCTACTCCTGCCCTGACTGTGGCAAGAGCTACCGCTCCTTCTCAAACCTTTGGAAGCACCGCAAGACccaccagcagcagcatcagGCAGCTGTGCGGCAACAGctggcagaggcagaggctgctgtTGGCCTGGCTGTGATGGAGACTGCAGTAGAGGCACTGCCCCTGGTGGAGGCCATTGAGATCTACCCTCTGCCTGAGGCTGAGGGTGTCCAGATCAGTGGCTGA